atatatttaaaaatatcaactTCTAAACCTATATTAATTTTTTCCCTCaccttcttttcaaaaatattatttacatgCTAAAATTAGCTAGTAAAATAAGCTATCATATATTTGTGACATGTTGATAAAcccctattttatgattcattttgtgcttaaattgagtgtttttatcaaatttttacccacttattcatgtaaattttatggttttactattccttccttattttatgatacatgagaaaacatgtttcctatgctttaaaaatattaaatttaattatcctttattaccattcgatgccgtgatttgtgtgttaagtattttcaggtttcataggacaggaatgacttagaggacaAAAAGGAAACAcgcaaaaatgaaaggaacgcacaaaatagaatttttgAAGAATCGgcagcgacgcgaacgcatggatgacgcgaccgcgtgccttGCGCAAAATGGCATGGACGCGAACGCGtaaacgacgcggacgcgtgactagCAAGAAACACaactgacgcggacgcgtgattTACGTAGATGCGTGAAGAGAAAAACTCCagatgatgcggacgcgtgacccaCCTGAACACGTGACGGACtccacgtgcagaaaattgcAGAAGTCGGCCCCAGCGATTTATGGACCCTTTTCGgtccagatccaagcccagagaacacatattagagactataaagtgggggaatccatccattcatttAACAATTCATACACAACTTctcatatacataattttaggattagatgtagtttttagagagagaggttctctcctctctctcttaggattaggatttaggatttctattatgtttaggttacttcttttcaaattacaggttcaatattctttttatttatttttccaatttaatttatgaacttttccatgttagatttgatttcttttattaatgcaatttgaggtatttcagatacatgattttaatttagctttttacactcttagctttggttgagtaattagagacttttgagttatcaaactcaactgttgattgaaaattggaattctttattgattgatttgaattttcctcactctagtcttttcttaggaattgactaggacttgaggaatcaaattgatttatccacttaacctaccttcatagttagaggttgatcaagtgggagcaaaagccaattctcatcacaattgataaggataactaggatagaacttccaattctcatacttgccaagagcttttctaattattaatttatttttcttgccatttaaattacctgttccctatttcaaaaataaaaaatatacctttttccataaccaataataaatcatactttcctgcaattccttgagaagacgacccgaggtatgaatacttcggtttataaattttactgggtttgttagttgtgacaaccaaaacttttgcacgaaaggattctctgttggtttagaaactatacttacaacgcgattatattttttatatttctttaccgatagaaaatccaatcgtcacatgtataatttaatttatttttaatatatattatatattttaaaattctattctaaccACTAATTTTAGAGTATACCTAGCATGAttgtattttcttaattaaaatgaTTGAGGGTAAATCACAAAAAATGAACCCGGATTATTTTGGCACTGAAAAAAGGTTCCTAAATTTTGTTATCGACAAAATatcttcaaatatttaaaaatgcgaaaaaatgccaaaaaataatttttttattggtgaCGAACGATTTTTATATGAAACAAACTGCTTATATATTTGATCGAAAATTTTaagttgttaaaaaaaattacaaaaaaattatatacttaacgaaaaattaccaaattttaaagataataatatcttattttttaattatgtttataaaaaattatatcaaaatttaatttgttaaatttttttaatgatatatatttaacattagacatttttattgtatatttaaataatttgataatatttttttcaataacaaaATTCGGGACAGTTTTGGCAgcgtaaaaatattttagatgcattttttttgtggtttagtccatgaataatttttaaagtttgttTCTTCATTCTTAAGAGACCAATTTGGCGACAATGAGTTTTGACTCTAATAGCATATCTCTTTTTCTCTACTTTAAAAGTTTAGGAttcaaaccctagaaaatacaattaaaaataaaatggtaTAAAATATGTGAAGAGTGTATAATAAGTGTATTGTATTTCTAGAATTCGGGATGTCTAATCTagcgacaaaaaaaaaaaaagagaccaATTTGTNNNNNNNNNNNNNNNNNNTTTGTTGAATACAAAATCTGTTAACGAGACTTAGGGAGTTGGAAAAGCAGCAGCAAGAACGGTGGTCACTGGTCAGCAAGACGAGTAGAGTGTCGTTTGATGGTTGGGAAGCTGAACGCAGCACTTGAATCGGAGGAGAAAAGACTCAAAGAAGACGCAACTCAATCATCCAATCTAAGTACTTCAATCAAACCAAACCATGTCCACCTCTGATCCCAACAAGTTGATAACCAAAGCTGATAAGCTGTGCGTTCTGCTTTCCCTTCTCATTTTACTCTCTCACTTTTTCTCTCATTCATAATCATAAACATAGCCGCATAAAGCTGCATCCTTCCTCGCTTTGTTACTCGATCTAATATTCAAGTAGTCGTTCCTTCGTAACAACGATcaagattttgatgcaaattctaATTTTGTTACTTTGGTAATTTGGTTGGATTTTCCTCATGATGGGATTGAACAAATGTTCGTATCGTAATTAAGCATTGGGGATATGTTTATCTTCACTTGTGATGTTGGATATAATCAATTTCCAAAATTAGGTCTTAACTTGAAAGTAAAATGGGTTATTTTTAATTCCCAATAGATACAAGGACATGGTAGGTTCTTTTACCTTACATGAATTATAGATTTGAATTTTCCTTCGGTTTCTTTTTTGACTCAGAACAAAACTCAGTTTCACAAGGTGGACTGCGGATTGGAAAAGTGCTACAGTTCTTTATGAGCAGGCTGGTAAAATGTTCAACAGTGTTCTAAGCATTTGATTGTTTGTGCAAAGAAATTTTacgagagaaaaaaaagaaagcacaCATAACTAACCTAATATCCGATTTTGCTGTAGCTAATGCATTTAGACTTGCCAAGGACTATGAGAAAGCCAAAACAGCATATGAGAAAGCTTCAAAAGGACAAGAGATGCTTTCTTCGTAtccttattttttttggttattgCTTATGGTTTTCTTCATCTAGGTATAATTCTCTGCTCTTCTAAATGCTGTTAGATTTGTTGTTTTGGACTGTTGCGCTCTATATCTATCCTTGACAAGTGAACTAGACCATGGGATGCCGCTAAGCACATGGAGTCTGCTGCTGCGTTAGCAAAGGAACTAAGCAACTGGAGAGAAGTTGCCGATTTCTATCGTAGGGCATCTGAATTGTACATTGAGTGTGGGAGACCACAGCCTGCATCCGACGCCCTTGCCAAGGGAGCGCGGTAAACTGATTTTCTTCTCTCTTGATTTCCAAATACATCCTGTGTTTAATATTGGCAATAAGCTAGTATATGGTAACCACTATGATCGAGTTGTTTCTGTCTTTGTTTATCAAGTAAAATCAAGGACGACAATCTTGTTGTAGTTAGTTGTTTCTATGAACATATTTGGTGCTTTGATTTGGACTTTGCAGCTCAATGCTTGCTTTTATAGAGGTTTCTTTGGACCTGGCATGCTTTGGGATAGTATTGTCTATTGTGTTTATATCCACTGTTCGATGTGCTGGTTAAGGATGGGTTTCAAATGGATAGTGATTAAGACACATTGTTGCAATCTTGATCACTTAAAAATTCTATGATAAATATTCCTTTTCTGTTTCAAAAGATCTCTTATCTTATTCACTAGTTTGGATGATTCTGGGAGATGGAAGTTGGCCTAAGCCTTGTTGCACTGTGCTATATATGCCCAGGAGTATATGGTTGGAGAATATCTGTTGCACTTTCTATGATAGATACTTAGACAAGCAAAGATAGCTTAGGCATTTGGCCTCTATTTGTTGGAAAACTCATGATCTTTTAGAGGCATTTCTCTCTTAGAAATGTTGAGATATTGGAATATGGAAAGCTACTCTTCATTGATACATGTTTGTTTTGTTGTTCTTATAAGGAGGAGTTCTTGTATCATTCTTCTCTTATGAATTATATTGTTCCTTCATCTGACAAAGGAAATCCTATCCCCACTTTAGCTGTCTCTGCTCGccattttttgttttcctttttttccccTCTCTAATAAAGTTTCTTTCCATAAAAAAAGTGTTTGGATCTAGTATTCAGTTCATTTACTAATCACTGCTAATGGAATAAGAACTTTACTCAAGAATAATTAGAAGTTATCTGTATAGAATGACAATTGATTACATCATGATGGCTCATCCTTTTTACTTCAATTGGTCAACATGTAGTACCATAGATGCTATATGAAACAAACACTAATCAGTCTATTTAATTGCATCCTCATGGCTGATACAATTTATTAGGAATATAGTAGTATAGCTCTCTATTATTATCccaaatttattatgataacTTCCTTTGTGTAGTGCATTGGAAGATACCGTGCCTGAAGAAGCTATTCAGCTATATACAGATGCTTGTACAGTTCTTGAAGAGGATGAAAGAGAACAAATGGCTTTTGATTTGTATCGTGCTGCAACCAATGTTTATATAAAACTTGAGAAGTAAGTTCTGTAAAACTGTTAGAAAATAAAGATTATGTCCTATCTTCtccactctttttttttctttagtattTTCAACTTAGGTGAAGGTTTTAGTGGTGTTATATTTTGTCTGGCAATCCATTTAGATGTCTATTCATGTTGTTCCAttggttttatttatttatttggaaaaatattttctgttcTTATTTTGTTTGTGCATTCAGTTGGATGTCTATTCATGCTTTTCCGTAGGTtttatttagagaaatattttttgtactCATTCTGTCTCATACACTAAGTAGACACACTTTTTCACCACTGGATGAGGCATTGGATCCATCAAATGTTTTGATCAAACATCTCATTCAATGAGGCGAATTTTGACTTGAGTTTACAACAGAGAAGTGAGTAGATAATATCTAATTCATTTACATTTTCAAATTTGATATAGCATGAGGCAAATATGACAATTGATTTTGTTGCATTCTTTTTTTGCAGATGTTTTTATATCATTCTTTATAATTTTGTGCCTGTTCCTACTGTATGTTCAGCTTGTTGAGTGTCATGTAGCATAGACGAGGATGAGTCGTGATAGCCAAAATGAATAGGGCAGAGCACAAAGTATGTAATTTAATCGTTGAAACTTTAGGGATTAGAAGTCAGATGACTTGGAGGTTCATGTGATTTCCTGCGAATGAGATGATGATTAAGAACCATCTTGGTAATTGTTTTGGTGTTGTGTCCAACAGTGCAAAATTTAGAATTGGAGGCTTGAAGGGATTTATCTTAGATTCAGGAAAGAGAAATATacgtattaaataaaataatctgAGCAATGTATAGGCAAGTAAGCAAGTATTCatgataaattttaaactacatggtttgaaaaagatgaCAGGTTACGCGAAGTTGCTTGCGTCTGCATCTTAGAAATTGCATGGGATGGTGCAAGTAAAATGACACTTATGACTTCACATATTTTCCACTATTCAGATAAATGTGTTGAAAGAAAGTATTAAGGTCCCTCCACCCCGGAaaaacaaaagggaaaaagaagagaaagaaaaacccACAATTTATTTTGCT
The genomic region above belongs to Arachis duranensis cultivar V14167 chromosome 3, aradu.V14167.gnm2.J7QH, whole genome shotgun sequence and contains:
- the LOC107479305 gene encoding gamma-soluble NSF attachment protein, giving the protein MSTSDPNKLITKADKLTKLSFTRWTADWKSATVLYEQAANAFRLAKDYEKAKTAYEKASKGQEMLSSPWDAAKHMESAAALAKELSNWREVADFYRRASELYIECGRPQPASDALAKGARALEDTVPEEAIQLYTDACTVLEEDEREQMAFDLYRAATNVYIKLEKYTDAASLMLKLGLAAEKSNAINSQFKAYLSAVIIYLYAHDFKQAEKCYNDISQVDAFLSSDQNRCASKLLAAYTDGDVEEIKRVAQSSTISHLDHVIIKLTRKLPTGDVSALKGETAEGEEAPLDENDLT